The Cetobacterium somerae sequence TTCTCTTCTCCGTTCATTGCTCCTAAAGATGATCCCATTATTACTGGTAAATCGTCTCCTGGGAATCCGTACTCTGTTAATAACTCTCTTACTTCCATTTCAACTAACTCTAATAACTCTTCGTCGTCTACCATGTCAGCTTTGTTTAAGTATACTACGATGTATGGAACTCCAACCTGTCTTGATAATAGGATGTGCTCTCTTGTTTGTGGCATTGGACCATCTGCTGCTGATACAACTAAGATAGCTCCGTCCATTTGTGCTGCTCCAGTGATCATGTTCTTTACGTAATCCGCGTGACCTGGACAGTCAACGTGCGCGTAGTGTCTCTCTACTGTTTCGTACTCGATGTGAGCTGTATTGATTGTGATTCCTCTTTCTCTCTCTTCTGGTGCAGCGTCGATGTTAGCGAAATCTACTTTCTTAGCTAGTCCCATATCTGATAATACTTTTGATATTGCTGCTGTTGTTGTTGTTTTTCCGTGGTCAACGTGTCCGATTGTTCCAATGTTAACGTGCGGTTTGCTTCTTTCAAATTTTTCTTTAGCCATTTGAAATTTCCTCCTGTTTTTCTTTATATTTATTTTTTCTTTTCTTTTACAAAAAAAATCCGCTTAAAAAAAAATCCACACATATCCTTCAAACTGTTTCAGGTTAGTGTAGTATAAGTGGTGGTGAGAGAAGGATTCGAACCTTCGAAGGCAGAGCCGTCAGATTTACAGTCTGATCCCTTTGGCCGCTCGGGAACCTCACCATATCTTATTTAATTTTAATGGTACCCCGTAGGGGAATCGAACCCCTGTTTATAGAGTGAAAATCTATTGTCCTTACCACTGAACGAACGGGGCGTTTATGGTGCCGCTTATCGGAGTCGAACCAATCACCTACTGATTACAAGTCAGTTGCTCTACCAGATGAGCTAAAGCGGCATCCCTTCAGACATTTATAATTATACCCTATCATATAAAAAATGTCAACAATTTTTTTAAAAAAAAGAAGTAGAATAATTCTCTACTTCTAGTTTTATTTATGATATTATTTTTTCAATTGAATAAGTAGCTCTCTATATTGTTTAGCCATAACTTTTGTCATTGATTTTTTTATAAGTTGATACCATTTAAATTGAACAGTTTCCATACCTCTAACTGCATCTGCTACCATTTTCGTTAAGAACTCTTGCTCCTCATAAGATAATTTTAACTCCATTTTATCTTTTGAATCTGCTATCGATTTAACATAATCCAAAAACTGGCCAACATTTTGCATTCCACTATTCATTGCAAATTGTTTTTTTATCTCTTCTATAAATTTAGATAAAAACTTCTTTGTTCCTTTATCTAAAGATACTGAGTATTTTCTTTTCCCTTTACCTATTTTTTGAATTGAGTTCATCATACCCATCATTGATGACATTGCATTCATTTGCATAGGATTCATGTTATTTGCGTTTACCTTTTGTGCCTTCATTTTTTCCTCCAAAATTTTATATTTTTCCAATAACTTTCTCTATTGTTTCTTTTTTTATAGCTCCCTCTCTAAGAATTTTTGGAAGCGTTTTTGTTAAATCTAATATTGTTGACTCTATACCTAAAGGAGATTTTCCTCCATCAACTATAACCTCTACTCTTTCTTTGAATTTTTCATCTAATTCTTCAAAACTTCTAGGTGTTTTTTCTCCTGAGATATTAGCACTTGTTGTTGGTAAAACTCCTCCAACACTTTCTATTATATCTTGAGCTAACTTCAAAGCTGGTATCCTAACTCCCACTGTTTCTCCATTAGAAACCATTATACCTGGAACATTATCTTTCTTATTTAAAATAATTGTTAAAGCTCCTGGCCAAAATTCACCTGCTAGCTTTTCTATAATTATCTTTTTTTCCTCATCTATAATTGCGATTTTTTCAATGTATTCTACTTTACTAAGAAGTGCTATTAATGGAGAACTAAAATTTCTCTCTTTTGCCTCATAAATTTTTTGTAGGCCCTTTAGTGAGTCAATACTTGCACCTACTCCATATACTGTATCTGTAGGATAAATTATTATTCCATCATTATTTAATTTATTTTTTATAACTTCTAAATCAATATTGTTTTCTTTAAACACAATTCTTTTCATAATTAATCCTTTTCCTCACCTTTATCTATATAAATAATTCTAACATATTAAAAAAAAAAAAGCTAGTAGAATACTAGCTTTTCTATATGCTTTTACTTTTCAAATAACTCAGATACTGACTCATTGTTTACAATTCTTCTAACAGCTTCTGCAAGAATTTCATCAACAGAAACTACTTTTATTTTATCAATCTTTTTAGACTCTGGTAACGCTATTGAGTCTGTTATTATTACTTCTTTTAAACAAGAAGCTTGCAGTCTCTCAATAGCCGGATCTGAAAATACTCCATGTGTACAACACGCATAAGCTTCTAGAGCTCCTCTTGCCATAATAGCTTCTGCTCCATTTGTTATTGTTCCAGCAGTATCAATCATATCATCTATAAATATTGCTATTTTCCCTTCTACTTCTCCAATTAAATTCATAACCTCTGACATATTTGGTTTTGGTCTTCTTTTGTCAATAATTGCTATTTTACAATCTAGCCATTCAGCTAATTTTCTAGCTCTTTTTACTCCACCAATATCTGGAGATACAACAACAACCTTATCTCCTGACATTCCTCTAGCTATAAATGACTTTGCTAATAATGGTAAAGCTTGCATGTGATCCACTGGAATATCAAAGAAACCTTGAATCTGATCAGCATGTAAATCCATAGTTACAATTCTTGTAGCTCCTGCTGTTGTTAATAAATTTGCCACTAATTTCGATGTGATCGGTTCTCTTGGTCTTGATTTTCTATCTTGTCTAGCATATCCATAATAAGGAATAATAACATTTATTGATTTTGCTGAAGCTCTCTTTAAGGCGTCAATAAATATTAATAACTCCATTATGTTTTCATTTACAGGCTCAGATGTAGATTGAACAATAAATATATCTCTACCTCTTACTGTCTCTCCCACACAAACGTAAACCTCTCCATCTTTAAATCTAACAATTTCAACATCTCCTACTGAAGTTCCATATTTTTCAGCTATTTTTTTAGCTAACTCCATATTTGATGTTCCGGCAAAAATTTTTACCCCAGGTCTTTCCATTTTTTCTATTTCCTCCAATCAAATTTTATAACTTGTTTACTTCTTGATACTGCCAACGCATTTTCAGGTACATCCTTAGTTATTACTGACCCCGCTCCTACTAATGCATTTTCTCCTATAGTAATAGGAGCCACCAACATCGTATCACTTCCTATAAAAGCATTTTTTCCAATTGTGGTTTTGAATTTATTTTTACCATCATAATTACAAGTTATTGTTCCTGCACCTATGTTAGTTTTTTCTCCTACTGTAGCATCTCCTAAATATGTTAAATGTCCTGCTTTAACACCTTTTTCCAATACTGATTTTTTAACTTCTACAAAGTTTCCTATGTGAACTTCTTCTTTTAAATGTGATTTAGGTCTTAAATGTGCAAATGGACCTATTGTTACTTTGCATTCAACAATACTGTCCTCTAATACAGAGCTTTCTATTCTTACTTCATCACCTATTTGGCAATTAATAACTCTTGTATTTCCTAAAATTTCACAATTTTTTCCAATTTTAGTGCTACCTTGTAGTAGAACACCTGGATATACAACTGTATCTTGTCCAATCTCTACACTTTCTTCTATATAGGTATTATTTTTATCAATGAAAATAACACCATTTTCCATATGAGCTATATTTATTCTATCTCTCATTATTGAGTTAGCTTTTTCCAATTCAATTTTAGAGTTTATTCCTAATATTTCATCATTATCTTCTAATAAAAAAGCTTCAACTTTCTTGTTATCTTTAACATTTATTCCAATAACATCTGTTAAATAATATTCACCTTTTTCATTTTTATTATCAATTCTTTTTAATGCTGACAATAATTCTTGAGCTTCAAAGCAATAAACACCTGCATTTACCTCTTTTATAGCTTTTATTTCATCTGTTGCTTCTTTTTCTTCAACAATCCCTACAACTCTTCCATCTTCTTTTACAATTCTTCCATATCCAAACGGATTTTCATAAATAGATGTTAATATTGTTGTTGTCGCTTTTGAATTTTTATGATAGTCATATAATTTTTTTAAAGTTTCTTCTCTCAGTAAAGGAGTATCTCCACATAATATCATCACTGTTCCTTCAAAACTTTCAAGCTTATCTTTTGCTTGAATAACAGCATGTCCTGTTCCTAATTGCTCTTCTTGAACTACATACTCAATATTTGGAAGTACTTTTAAAACTTCTTCTTTTTTATGTCCTAATATTAATATATTTTCAGTTGAACCAATTTTACTACATGTATCTACAATTTTTTGTACCATTGGTACTCCACAAACTTTATGTAAAACTTTTGGCAGCTCTGATTTCATTCTTGTTCCTTTTCCAGCTGCTAAAATTAGTGTCTTTAAACTCATCATACCCTCCATTTTATTCAACTTTTACATTGTACCATAAGATTTAACATTTTTGCAAAATAATTTAATTATAATTTTATTGAAGTTTTTCGTAGGCTTCATTTATTTCTTTAAACTTTTTTTCGTGCATCTCTCTTATTTCAGGTTCAGCATTTGCATATCTATCTGGATGATGCTTTTTAGCCAATTCTCTATATGCTTTTTTTAACTCTTCTGGAGTTACACCTTCTTGAACCCCTAAAATTTTATAATATTTACTTTTATCTTCAAAAGTTCCAAAAGGATTGTTTTGATAACTACCTTGATAATTCCCTCCATATTGGTTACCTTGATTTCTAAACATATCTTCAAAATCTTTTTGAGTATATGTTCTATAGTAAAAATTTCCTTTCCTTGGATTTTTTTTATTCATAAAATATCTAATTACTAAAAATATTAGAATAACTGGAAAGAATTGTATTACTATAAATCCAAAAAAAGAAACTAGTAACATTATAAAAAAAAGTGCTGGTAAAGCTGAAATAGCTCTATTCATACCAAATAGTAGCGCTATTATTAAAAAAATAGCTACTGTTAAAACTAATGCTATTGATATCATTATTTTCTCCTTGATTCTTAACTGTATTATAAAATAAGGGAATAGATTTTCTATCCCCTATTTTTGAATTAACCTAAATTTTTTCTCTTAAATATTTAATTTTCTCTTTAATTTCTTTATCTCTCGGATCGATTTCATAAGCTGCAATATATTCATTTAAAGCTTTTTTATATCTTCCCAAAAACTCATACTCTCTAGCAAAATCTAAATGAGCACTATATATATCTAAATCCAAAAATATAGCAAAATCATAACTATTTATTGCTTCTACTATTTTCCCTGCTCTCGAGTAGGCATTTCCTAATAAAAAGTATACAAAAGCATCTCCAGGTTTATTATCTAAAAACATATTAAAATATTTTATACTCTTAGTATAATTACCTAATTCATAGTTTAAGTATCCTAAAAATCCTATTGTATCGCTATCCTTTTTCCCTAAAGCTCTAAGTTTTTCATAAATTTCTAGAGCACCTTCACAGTCTCTTTTATAAAAAAGAATTGTCCCTAATTTTTTTAAATTATCAATGTCATTTGCTTTTGTTAAAAGTTCAAATCTTATTTCTTGCTCTTGATTCAATAAATCTTCTTTACTTACGTCTATTCTCTTTAGTATTTTTTTTCTTAGCATTTTAATCCCCCTTAGGTTTTTTAAAACTACTCTCTTGAAAATTATATCATATTTTTCCTTTTTATTTAAGATTTTTTAAAATAAAAAAAAGAGCCTAAGCTCTTTTTGATATAATTATAATGCTGCTTTTGCAGTTTCTGCTAATTTAGCGAACTCAGCTGCATTGTTTAAAGCGATATCTGCTAAAACTTTTCTATCTAACTCGATTCCTGCTCTCTTTAATCCGTTCATTAAAGTTGAGTAAGTTAATCCGTTGATTCTTGCAGCAGCGTTTATTCTGATGATCCATAATTGTCTCATCTTTCTCTTTCTAACTTTTCTATCTCTTGTAGAGAAAGCTTCTGCTCTCATTACAGCTTGCTTAGCTTGCTTAAATACGTCACCTGACGCACCTCTAAATCCTTTAGCAGCTTTTAAAACTTTTTTATGTCTTCTTCTTCTAACTATTCCAGTCTTAACTCTCATTTACTTCTCCTCCTATAATTGGTCCTTTAACAATAATATTCCTAAGAATTATTATCTTCCTACTCCGTATGGTAATAATCCTTTTAAGTGCTTCTCTAATGTTGAAGTGATTACTGTATCCTTCTTTAATCTGTTCTTTCTTTTTCTTGTTTTCTTTGTTAAGATATGGCTCTTTCCTGGCTTTTTAACAACGAATTTCCCTGTTCCAGTAACTTTAATTCTCTTTTTAGCACCTCTATGAGTTTTCATTTTTGGCATTGTAATGTTCCTCCTCTCAAATCTTCACTATTTTTTTGGCGATAAGATTAAATACTTTTGCTTATCATTATATTTTTTATCAACATCTGCGATTTCTACAAATCTATCAGATATCTGATCTAGCATTCCAATTCCTTGATCAGCGTACATTCTTTCTCTTCCGTACTGAACAAGAGTTATCTTTACTTTGTTATCTTTTTCTAAAAACTTTTTAACTTGAGCTATTTTTGTATCCATATCGTGCTGATCTATTCTAGCTCTAAATTTTACCTCTTTAACAATAACTTGTTTTTGGTTCTTCTTAGCATCTTTAGCTTTTCTAGTCTGCTCATATTTGTACTTTCCATAATCCATTATTTTACATACTGGTGGCGTAGCATTTGGTGATATTTCAACTAAATCTAATTCTTTTTGTACAGCAATTTCTAATGCTTCCATCGCTGACATTATTCCTAACTGCTCTCCAGTTTCAGAGATAATTCTTAACTCTCTACCTCTTATCTTCTCATTAATTCTAACTTTGTCCGAAATAATAGACACCTCCTATTAACTATCAAATAAAAAAAACAGGACGTAAAATTCCTGTTTAACTCAAATAATTATTAGGGCTCGCCCTAAACAAAAATTTAATGTAACCTTTATGTAGGTCTTTGCCCCATAAGGTGAGAAACAGGAAGTCTCTTCTTAATAAATCTTTTTCATTGTCTTTAATTATTATAACACGATCTTACAAAAAGTCAACTGAATTTTTTATTGATTTTATTGAGGTCCTCTTATAATTAGAGGACCTTTTTAACTTTATTACTCTTCGCTTGAAGAAACTCCATACTTTTCAATTAACTCTTTGTTTTCATTTTTTTCTTTTTCTAATTGAACTTTTTTTATAGAAAGTTTTATTCTTTTCTTTTCAGAATCAATTTCAACAATCTCAGCTAAAACAACTTCTCCAAGCTTAAATGTATCTCTTAAATTCTTTATAAAATCTCTAGAAGCTAATTGAGTCGGAATAAATCCATCTACTCCCTCTTCTAATTTTACAAACATTCCGAAATCTTGAATATTTTTTATCTCTTTTTCCACTCTGTCTCCAACTTTATAATTCTCTAAAGCTGTTTCCCAAGGGCTCTTTGTTAGCTCCTTAATACTACCTTTTATCTTTTGATCCTCTAAGTTTAACTCAACTACTTTAAACTCTATCTTATCTCCCTTAGAATATCTTTTATTTCCTGACCATGTAAAGTCTGAATTATGAATAAATCCATCTACTCCCTCTTCAACTTGCACAAATATTCCAAATGGTTTAACCTCTACAACTGTACCAGTTAAAATTGTTCCCACTGCAAATTTATTTTCAGCATCTTCCCATGGATTAGAACTTAATTGCTTTATTCCTAACTTTAACTTTCTTTCTTTAGGTGATAAGTCTGTAATAACAACTTTAACTTCATCTCCTACTTTAACAAAGTTATTAACATTTACTTTTTTACTTGTCCAAGAAAAATCTGAACTATGAATTAATCCTTCAACACCCGGTAATAACTCTACAAAAGCTCCATAATTTACTATTCTTGTCACTTTACCAGTTACCTCTTGACCTATACTATTGTTTTCAGCAACTATATCCCAAGGATTTTTTGTTAAAGATTTTATAGATAACTTTACATTTCTTTTATCTCTTTCAATTTCTATAATTTTCGCTTCAATTACATCTCCTGCTTTATACAATTTGTGTAAATCTGAAGTTTTTTTCCAATCTACTTCTGAAATATGAATAAATCCTCTAGCTTCATCTAATTTTACTGTCAATCCAAAGTCTAACACTTCTAAAACAGTAGCTTTTACTACTTCTCCTAAAGTTAACTTATCAATTGCTTCTAATTCTTTCGCAACAACAATTTCTTTTCTTGATAAAAGAATTTTCTTTCCTTTTTTATCTTCTTTTACCTCTTTTACAGCAAGTGGTAATTCTTTTCCAATAAATGAATCTCCTTGATCTGCAGGAATTTCTGATAACGAGTTAGGTAAGAACCCTTGTTGATGATATACTTCAACAATATATCCACCTTTTACTCTTTTTAAAATTTTTCCAGTTATAATCTCATGATTTTGAAGTGCTTTTTCTAATTTTTCAGCTCCAATTTCCATATCAATTCTTTTTTTAGAACCAATTAAAACTAAAGAATCCTCTTCTTCAGCTTGAGACACTATTAGAACTTCAACTTCGTCTCCTACAGCATATCCTGTTAACTCTTCTGTTCTTACTCTTACAGCCTTTGGCTCTCCAGGTACTTCTAAATATGTAAAGTTTCTATCCATATTTACAATTGTTCCAGTCACTTTAGTTTTTATTTCTTCATCCTCTTTTACTGGCATGTACTCGTTTAATAATGCTTCAAAATCTTCGTAGTAATCAAAGTTAGACATTAAAGTTCCCCCTTATTTTATTTTCTATTTTTTTTATTATATCTTCTGGTGTTGATGCTCCAGCTGTTATACCTATTTTCATGCTTTCAGAAAATATAGACATATCTAATTCTTCATCATTTTGAACCAAATAACTATTTGGATTTTCAGCTTTTGCTACTTCCAGAAGTTTTTTGCTATTTGAGCTTTTTAAGTCACCAATTACAATTATTATATCGCAATTGTTTGCTAACTTTTTAGTAGCCTCTTGTCTTTCGCTAGTCGCTCCACATATCCTATCAAATATCTGAGCATTTGAATAGTATTTTTCTAAATATTCTTTTATCTCTAAAAATTTACTTTTATTTAGTGTTGTTTGAGTTAGTACCGAATATCTTTTACTCTTATCTAATGAACTTTCTTTTAATTCTTCTAAATTTTTTAAAACATTAACTTTTTTTCCAAAGGAAATAATCCCCTTAACTTCTGGGTGTTCTTTATCTCCTATAAAAATTATTTCATCCCCAAGATTTTCTCTTTCAATTAATATCTCTTTTATCTTATCTACAAAAATACATGTTGCATCATATATTTCCACTTCTTTTTTTTCTAATATATTTATAATTTGAGAAGTTGTTCCATGGGCTCTTATAACTATTGTATCCCCTTTTTTTAAAGGGTCTGTTCCTTCTAATATATCTTTTTCATCAACTATTATAAAACCTATATTCTCCATCTCTTTCACAACATCTTTATTGTGAACTACCATTCCGAGAATATATTTTTTAGATATATCTTTTCTAGATATCTTATAACAAGTTTCAACAGCTTTTTTGACACCGAAACAAAATCCCATTTTTTCAGCTCTTATTATCTCCACTTTTTATTTTTACTCCTCGTTAAATTTTTTTACTTCAATTAAGTCAATTAAATCAGCTATCATTTCTTCTTCGTCTTCTCCATCACACTCTAAAGTTAATACTCTTCCTTGTTCTGCTGCAAGAAGCATCAATCCCATAATACTTTTTCCATTTATAACCTCATCATCAAATATTACATTTATATCTGAATCATATTTACTTGCTGTTTGGACAAATAACGATGATGGTCTTGCGTGTAATCCAGCCTTATTTTTAATAGTTACTTCCACTTTTTTCATTTTTAATTTCTCCCTTCAATTATTTCTAAATACTCATTTAAGATATTCTTTACCTCTTGAGAATCTTTAGATTTTAATAATTTTATTTTAATTTCTTTCAATTCTGATATTTTTATTTTTCTAATTAAATTTCTTACTTTTGGAATATATGCTGGTGCCATACTTAAATCTCTTATTCCCAAACTTAGTAAAGCTATAACAGCTTGATTTTCACCAGCCATTTCTCCACATACTGAAACTTTTTTATTTTTTTTAATCCCTGCACTAGAAACCATATCAATCGCTCTTATCACTGCCGGGTCATAACAATCATAAAGTTTTTCAGCTATTGGACTATAACGATCTGTTGCAAGTATATATTGTGTCAAATCATTTGTTCCAATGGAAAAAAAATCTACATAATCAATAAAAACATCTGCTAGCATAACATTTGATGGTACCTCTACCATCATTCCAACTTCTATATTTTCTTTAAATTCTTTCCCTTCAAACGCAAGTTCTTTTTTACACTCTTCTACTAAATCTTTAGCTTCAATTATTTCTTTTAAATTTGTTATCATCGGATACATCATCTTTATATTATGATGTGTAGCAGCTCTTAAAATTCCTTTAATTTGATTTTTAAAAAGATTCTTATCTGCTAAAGTTAATCTCATTCCTCTACATCCTAAAGATGGATTTTCTTCATCAACCATTTTATAATAAGATAGTTTCTTATCTGCCCCAATATCCAAAGTTCTTATAACTATTGGTTTACTTGGTTGACTCTCTTCAAACTCTCTTGCTATATTTTCATATATTTTTTTTTGTTTTTCCTCATTTGGAAATTCAATAGCATCCATATATATAAGTTCTGTTCTTAGTAATCCAATACCATCAGGTCTTTTTCGACTGACTTGGGTTATATCCAACCTACCACCTATATTTAAATACAAATAAACTCTTTCTCCATCTAAAGTAATCGTTTCTTTATCAATAGATTCCTCTATCTCTTTCATCCTATTTCTATATCTATTTTTTTCTTCATCATATCTATTTAATGTTTTTACATCTGGATTAGTTACAACTTTACCTTCCATAGCTGTTGTATCTAAAATTATTTTATCTCCCCAATCTATAGAAAAAATATCATTTCCACCCATTAGTGTCGGTATTTCTAATGCCTTTGCTAATATT is a genomic window containing:
- a CDS encoding L-threonylcarbamoyladenylate synthase, which gives rise to MKRIVFKENNIDLEVIKNKLNNDGIIIYPTDTVYGVGASIDSLKGLQKIYEAKERNFSSPLIALLSKVEYIEKIAIIDEEKKIIIEKLAGEFWPGALTIILNKKDNVPGIMVSNGETVGVRIPALKLAQDIIESVGGVLPTTSANISGEKTPRSFEELDEKFKERVEVIVDGGKSPLGIESTILDLTKTLPKILREGAIKKETIEKVIGKI
- a CDS encoding ribose-phosphate diphosphokinase; translated protein: MERPGVKIFAGTSNMELAKKIAEKYGTSVGDVEIVRFKDGEVYVCVGETVRGRDIFIVQSTSEPVNENIMELLIFIDALKRASAKSINVIIPYYGYARQDRKSRPREPITSKLVANLLTTAGATRIVTMDLHADQIQGFFDIPVDHMQALPLLAKSFIARGMSGDKVVVVSPDIGGVKRARKLAEWLDCKIAIIDKRRPKPNMSEVMNLIGEVEGKIAIFIDDMIDTAGTITNGAEAIMARGALEAYACCTHGVFSDPAIERLQASCLKEVIITDSIALPESKKIDKIKVVSVDEILAEAVRRIVNNESVSELFEK
- the glmU gene encoding bifunctional UDP-N-acetylglucosamine diphosphorylase/glucosamine-1-phosphate N-acetyltransferase GlmU; translation: MSLKTLILAAGKGTRMKSELPKVLHKVCGVPMVQKIVDTCSKIGSTENILILGHKKEEVLKVLPNIEYVVQEEQLGTGHAVIQAKDKLESFEGTVMILCGDTPLLREETLKKLYDYHKNSKATTTILTSIYENPFGYGRIVKEDGRVVGIVEEKEATDEIKAIKEVNAGVYCFEAQELLSALKRIDNKNEKGEYYLTDVIGINVKDNKKVEAFLLEDNDEILGINSKIELEKANSIMRDRINIAHMENGVIFIDKNNTYIEESVEIGQDTVVYPGVLLQGSTKIGKNCEILGNTRVINCQIGDEVRIESSVLEDSIVECKVTIGPFAHLRPKSHLKEEVHIGNFVEVKKSVLEKGVKAGHLTYLGDATVGEKTNIGAGTITCNYDGKNKFKTTIGKNAFIGSDTMLVAPITIGENALVGAGSVITKDVPENALAVSRSKQVIKFDWRK
- a CDS encoding DnaJ domain-containing protein — its product is MISIALVLTVAIFLIIALLFGMNRAISALPALFFIMLLVSFFGFIVIQFFPVILIFLVIRYFMNKKNPRKGNFYYRTYTQKDFEDMFRNQGNQYGGNYQGSYQNNPFGTFEDKSKYYKILGVQEGVTPEELKKAYRELAKKHHPDRYANAEPEIREMHEKKFKEINEAYEKLQ
- a CDS encoding tetratricopeptide repeat protein — its product is MLRKKILKRIDVSKEDLLNQEQEIRFELLTKANDIDNLKKLGTILFYKRDCEGALEIYEKLRALGKKDSDTIGFLGYLNYELGNYTKSIKYFNMFLDNKPGDAFVYFLLGNAYSRAGKIVEAINSYDFAIFLDLDIYSAHLDFAREYEFLGRYKKALNEYIAAYEIDPRDKEIKEKIKYLREKI
- the rplT gene encoding 50S ribosomal protein L20, whose translation is MRVKTGIVRRRRHKKVLKAAKGFRGASGDVFKQAKQAVMRAEAFSTRDRKVRKRKMRQLWIIRINAAARINGLTYSTLMNGLKRAGIELDRKVLADIALNNAAEFAKLAETAKAAL
- the rpmI gene encoding 50S ribosomal protein L35, whose amino-acid sequence is MPKMKTHRGAKKRIKVTGTGKFVVKKPGKSHILTKKTRKRKNRLKKDTVITSTLEKHLKGLLPYGVGR
- the infC gene encoding translation initiation factor IF-3, producing MSIISDKVRINEKIRGRELRIISETGEQLGIMSAMEALEIAVQKELDLVEISPNATPPVCKIMDYGKYKYEQTRKAKDAKKNQKQVIVKEVKFRARIDQHDMDTKIAQVKKFLEKDNKVKITLVQYGRERMYADQGIGMLDQISDRFVEIADVDKKYNDKQKYLILSPKK
- a CDS encoding S1 RNA-binding domain-containing protein, with amino-acid sequence MSNFDYYEDFEALLNEYMPVKEDEEIKTKVTGTIVNMDRNFTYLEVPGEPKAVRVRTEELTGYAVGDEVEVLIVSQAEEEDSLVLIGSKKRIDMEIGAEKLEKALQNHEIITGKILKRVKGGYIVEVYHQQGFLPNSLSEIPADQGDSFIGKELPLAVKEVKEDKKGKKILLSRKEIVVAKELEAIDKLTLGEVVKATVLEVLDFGLTVKLDEARGFIHISEVDWKKTSDLHKLYKAGDVIEAKIIEIERDKRNVKLSIKSLTKNPWDIVAENNSIGQEVTGKVTRIVNYGAFVELLPGVEGLIHSSDFSWTSKKVNVNNFVKVGDEVKVVITDLSPKERKLKLGIKQLSSNPWEDAENKFAVGTILTGTVVEVKPFGIFVQVEEGVDGFIHNSDFTWSGNKRYSKGDKIEFKVVELNLEDQKIKGSIKELTKSPWETALENYKVGDRVEKEIKNIQDFGMFVKLEEGVDGFIPTQLASRDFIKNLRDTFKLGEVVLAEIVEIDSEKKRIKLSIKKVQLEKEKNENKELIEKYGVSSSEE
- the ispH gene encoding 4-hydroxy-3-methylbut-2-enyl diphosphate reductase, which encodes MEIIRAEKMGFCFGVKKAVETCYKISRKDISKKYILGMVVHNKDVVKEMENIGFIIVDEKDILEGTDPLKKGDTIVIRAHGTTSQIINILEKKEVEIYDATCIFVDKIKEILIERENLGDEIIFIGDKEHPEVKGIISFGKKVNVLKNLEELKESSLDKSKRYSVLTQTTLNKSKFLEIKEYLEKYYSNAQIFDRICGATSERQEATKKLANNCDIIIVIGDLKSSNSKKLLEVAKAENPNSYLVQNDEELDMSIFSESMKIGITAGASTPEDIIKKIENKIRGNFNV
- a CDS encoding HPr family phosphocarrier protein, which gives rise to MKKVEVTIKNKAGLHARPSSLFVQTASKYDSDINVIFDDEVINGKSIMGLMLLAAEQGRVLTLECDGEDEEEMIADLIDLIEVKKFNEE
- the ptsP gene encoding phosphoenolpyruvate--protein phosphotransferase, whose amino-acid sequence is MGVIIGKSIFPGIVIGQPYIERKKKLDIENYKISSEKVEEEIGRFLESVQKAKNDIKQIKGNLEGKINKEDLQILTVHIMMLDDPQFISDIKKGIKKEENNAEAVVKKVSNKYIEMFEKIADPIYKQRALDIKDISERIIMNLTHEDDIDSNLNGKILVIRELLPSELLKIYYSGINLSGIIMEYMGETSHTAILAKALEIPTLMGGNDIFSIDWGDKIILDTTAMEGKVVTNPDVKTLNRYDEEKNRYRNRMKEIEESIDKETITLDGERVYLYLNIGGRLDITQVSRKRPDGIGLLRTELIYMDAIEFPNEEKQKKIYENIAREFEESQPSKPIVIRTLDIGADKKLSYYKMVDEENPSLGCRGMRLTLADKNLFKNQIKGILRAATHHNIKMMYPMITNLKEIIEAKDLVEECKKELAFEGKEFKENIEVGMMVEVPSNVMLADVFIDYVDFFSIGTNDLTQYILATDRYSPIAEKLYDCYDPAVIRAIDMVSSAGIKKNKKVSVCGEMAGENQAVIALLSLGIRDLSMAPAYIPKVRNLIRKIKISELKEIKIKLLKSKDSQEVKNILNEYLEIIEGRN